GGGATCGTTGTGATAGGTAGGGATGAGATCGTTCTCGAAATAGAGCAATCCGTCCTGGCCCACGGGGACCTCTTCCCCCTCGGCATCGCAGACATGCAGCGTGCCGTGGATCGCCTTGCCGACGCTGCCGGGATGGGTCAGCCAGTCCTCGGCCTTGATCAGCGTCATGCCGACGCCTTCGGAGCCGGCGTAATACTCGTTGATGATCGGGCCCCACCACTCGATCATCTCGCGCTTGATCGGCACTGGGCAGGGCGCGGCAGCATGCAGCGCACGCTGGTGGCTGGAGAGATCGTAGCGCGTGCGCACCTCGGGATCGAGCTTGAGCATGCGCACGAAATGCGTCGGCACCCACTGGCTGTCGGTGATCTTGTATTTCTCGATCGTCTCGAGCGCGTGCTCGGGATCGAACTTCTCCATCACCACGACCGTGCCGCCAAGCCGCTGGGCGGTGGTGCACCAGCCGATCGGTGCGGCGTGATAGAGCGGCGCGGGCGAGAGATAGACCATGCTGCCATCGGCGGGCATGCCGGCGCCCATCACCGCGAGGCCCATCAGCGGATTGGTCGCGAGGATGTCGTCGTCCTCGGGCGGCGCGGGCTTGACCCCCTTGGGCCGTCCGGTGGTGCCCGAGGAATAGAGCATGTACTGTCCCGGCGCCTGGTCGGCGATCGGCTCGGCAGGCTGCGCGGCGAGCGCGGCTTCGTAATCTTCCTCGCCCTCGCCATCGACGATCAGCAGCGGCAGGTCGGCGCATTCGTCGCGGATGCCCTCGATCGCCTCGGCATAGCGCGTGCTGGTGAGCAGGAACTTGGCTCCCGCATCCTTAAGGATGTAGCAGATCTCCGGCGCGGTCAGCCGGGTCGAGATCGGCACCATCATCGTGCCCGCACGCTGCGAGCCCCACACCACCTGCAGGTAATGGACATTGTTTTCCATCAGCACTGCGAAATGGTCGCCGCGCTTGAGCCCGCGTGCCCGCAGCAACTGCGCAAAGCGGTTCGCATAGGCGTCCATTTCCGCGAAGGTCACGGTCTGGCCGCTGCCCGCCATGATCATCGCGGGATGGTCGGGGCGCGTCTGCGCATGGGTAATGGGGTGCATGATGGGCTTCTCTCTCCTGTCTGCCGGTCCGACGTTCTGCCGCGGACTCGTCCAGTTTCGAGAAGAAACCTACCCAAGCCTCTCGCATGGGCAAGAAAAAAGGCGGCAGGATCGCTCCCACCGCCCCTTTTGCGACCCTTGAAGGGCTAAAATCTTATTCTTCGCCGTCACCCTGGCCGCCCTGGCCGGTGGCGAGCGCGAAAGCGCGCTGTGCTTCCGATTCGACCATATAGGGAACCGGGTTGACCGCCTTGCCGTCGATGCGGACTTCATAATGCAGGTGCGGGCCGGTCGAACGGCCGGTCGAACCGACATAGCCGATGATGTCGCCCTTCTTGACGCGGCTTCCCGCAGTCACCGCGATATCCGACATATGCGCGAAGCGGGTCTGCAGGTTCGCGCCGTGTTCGATCGAGACATATTTGCCGTAGCTCGAGAACCATTCCGCCTTGCTGATGTAACCATCCGCAGTTGCATAGATCGGCGTACCGGTCGGCGCGGACAGGTCGACACCCTTGTGGCTGCGGCGACCGCCGAGCACAGGGTGGGTCCGCATGCCGTAATCGCTGGTCAGCCGCGTGTCGTCGAGCGGCATGCGCGACGGCACCGAAACCCGGGCAGCGGCCGGGGTCGTACGATCGAGTTCGTCCCACTTGGCGAATAGCTGCTGGAACTGCGCGTCGTCGCCAGCCTGGGCGGGTGCAGTGACCTTGCTCATGTCGATCGCGCCGACAGCGGCCGCGGCGTTGGTTTCCTGCGCATGGGCCGGAGCGGCGGCAATACCGAAACCAGCCATCAATGCGAGAACAAGCGAAGTGCGCTTGGTGATCATGCTAACCCGTCCATCCGGCGCTTTGCGCGCCTGTTCGATTTTTGGCGATCCCGGCGTCCCGGCCGTTTCCGCCCTTTTCAGTCTGCGCCGGAACCCCCCGGCTTCTTGTGAGTTTGGGTTATCGGCAGAAAAGTTAATCAAGCAATAGCTGCGCAGGAACCGCGCGGCAGGTTGCCTGCGAAACGCGTTGAGTCGTTTACCGCTACCCCTGCCGCTCCCAAGAGACCCGGACCCGGCGATTTTTCGCTTTATTTTCTGTAGGTTACCACTGAACGGCGTTCCGGAGCCGTGAAAACGCTTCGGGCCGATCGCAATAAGGGCGATTGCCCGGTCAATGATTCGTTTGAGAATATGTGCCCTGAATTCATGGGCTTAGAACGTCACTCGCCCTCGCGGGCCGCTTTTCGCTTCTACCGGCGAATCGCATTCCGCACCGGACCGCCTGCCCTCGCGCCCCGTAGTGTGGCGGAGGGCTGCTGCCCCTCGGTTCAGCGCGCCGCGCACCGACAGCCGCCTGAATCCAGCGCGGCAGATCGGTAGCGGCGAGGAGACACGTCAGCCGCCGCGGACCGCCGCGAGCACCTCTTCCGCGTGGCCCTTGACCTTTACCTTCGGCCAGACGCGCTGAATCCGGCCCTTCTCGTCGAGCAGATAGGTCGAGCGGATCATCCCCATGAAGGTTTTCCCATACATCTGCTTCTCGCCCCATACGCCGAGCGTATCCGAGAGCCCGCCCTCGGCCGCATCGGTTGCGAGCGCGACGGTGAGATCGTGCTTGGCGATGAAGTTCTGGTGCTTCTTCGCCGAATCCTTGCTGACCCCGAGCAGCGCCGCGCCCGCCTTGTCGAACTCGGGCTTGAGGGCGGAGAAATCCTTCGCCTCGGTGGTGCAGCCCGGGGTGTTGTCCTTGGGGTAGAAGAAGATCACCGCCTTCTTTCCCGCCAGGTCGGCCTTGGTCAGCGTGCCGCCATCGGGCGTTTCCATGGTGAAATCGGGAAAGGCATCGCCTTCGCCATAGGTCTTGGTCATTCGTCCATCTCCAGGGTTTCGCCGAACACATCCTGCCATGCCGCGGCTACATCGTGACGCGCCGCGCGCAGGCAATGCGTCAGATCCGCATAGTCGCCGCACCCGCTCTGCCGCGCCAGCAGCGCCGCGGCCGCGGGATTGGGGCGGGCCAGGTCGGGCGCGAGCAGCCGCGTACCGACCAGCAGCCGCGTCATCAAGCGGTGCGCGCCTGCAAGCGCGGGCGGCAGTTTGCCCGCGGCGACCAGCTTGCCGATGACCGGCCCCAGATCGGGGCCAAGCGCAGCGCGATCGCGCAATTGCAGGTAGTGCACCAGGAATTCGATATCGACGAGCCCGCCGCGCAGCAGCTTGGCATCGAGCGGTCCCTTGGCCGATTTGTGCGCCGCCATCTCGCCGCGCATCGTGAGCACGTCTTTGCGCAGGCTATCGGGATCGCGTTCGCGGCACAGGATCGACGTCACCAATTCGCCGACCTCGGCACGCGCGGCCTCGCTCCCCACCAGCACCCGTGCGCGAGTGAGCGCCATATGCTCCCACGTCCAGGCATCCTCGCGCTGGTAGCGCGCAAAGCTCTCCACGCTGGCCGCAAGCGGTCCCTGATTGCCCTGTGGTCGCAGCCTCGTGTCGACTTCGTAAAGCGCGCCCTGCGCTGTCGGTACGCTGAGCGCGGCGGTAACCCGCTGGGCGAGACGATTGAAATAGAGCGTTGCGCCAAGCGGGCGCTCGCCATCCGATTCGCCTTCATGCGTGCCGGTGAAAAGATAGACGATGTCGAGATCGGACGCATGAGTCAGCACCCCGCCGCCCAGCCGCCCCAGCCCGACGACAACAAGTTCGCTGCCCGCGATCCGGCCATGCTTTGCGGCAAATTCCTCCTCGGCCGCCGCCACCGCGACCTGCAAGGCGGCCTCTGCCGTCCGCGCAAGCCCGGCAGCGATGGCCAGCGGATCATGTGCCGCCTCCACCAGTTGCACGGCGAGCGCGAAGCGGGTTTCGCCTGTGACCACGCGCAGCCGGTCGAGCTGCATCTCGTAATCGTCGCCGCGTTCGCGCCGGCCCATGTGCGCTGCGAGCTCGGCAACACTGCCCGGCAGGTCGAGCGCTGTACGGTCGATCAGCGCGTCGAGCAGTTCGGGCCGCTGCGACAAATCCTCGGCCAGTGGCGGCGCGAGCGTCAGGCAATCGGCAATCAGCGCGAACAGGCCGGGGCGCGCTTCGAGCAGGCGGAACAGGTTGATCGCGCTCGGCAGGCGCGCGATCAGGCTTTCCCAGCGCACTGCGGCAGCCGCGGGGTCGGGCGAATCCGCGATCGAGGACAGCAGGTCGGGGCGGATCGCCTCGAAGGCGCTGAGCGCGGCGGTGCTGCGCAGCGCCGGATACCGCCCCCCAGTCCACTGGCTCATCCGTTCGACCAGTTCGACCGGGATGTCGGGCGCGGCGCCGGTGTCCGCCACGACATGCGGCGCGCTCTTGGGGACCGATATCCGGTCCTCGTCGAGCAGGGCATCGAACCGTTCGGCGACCGGGCGGGCGAGATCCTCCACCAGCGCAATCAGCGCGGCGCCGCCATCCAGTCCGTGCAGCCGCGCGGCCGTGTCCAGCGCTTCCCCCGCAGGGAGCGTATGCGTCTGCTTGTCGCCGACCATCTGCAGCCGGTGCTCGATCGTGCGCAGACCGTCGTAGCTTTGGCCCAGCGCTTGCGCATCCGCCGAGGATATCCGGCCGGTCGCGGCTAGCGCATCGAGCGCCGCGCGCGTTCCGCGGACCCGCAGCGAGGGGTCGCGCCCGCCATGGATCAACTGATGCGTCTGGGCGAAGAATTCGATCTCGCGAATACCGCCGCGCCCCAGCTTGAGGTTGTAGCCCGGCTCCGGAACCCGGGGCCCGCGCTGTTCGTCGCGGATGCGGTGGGTCAGGCGGCGGACCTCGTCGATCGCACCGAAGTCGAGGCTGCGGCGCCAGACGAAGGGGCGGATATGGTCGAGGAACGCCTCGCCTGCACCGATGTCGCCCGCACAGGCCCGCGCACGAATGAACGCCGCGCGCTCCCACGCCAGTGCCGAACTTTCGTAATGCGTGATGGCCGAGTCGAGCGAGATCGCCAGCGGACTGACTTCGGCTGCCGGGCGCAGGCGCAGATCGACCCGGAAGACGTAGCCTTCGCTGGTGACATCCGACAGCAGCCGCACCGTTTCGCGCGCATAGCGCTGGGCCGCCTCGCCCGGTTCGTCGCGCTCGCGCCGAGGTAGCTGCTCGGGCTCGTAGAGCAGGATGGGGTCGATGTCGGAGGAATAGTTGAGCTCGCCCGCGCCATGCTTGCCCAGCGCGAGGCCGATCATTCCCGCTGGCTCGGCATCGGGCACGCGCTTGCGAATCGCCGCCGCAAGCGCCGCATGCAGCGCGCGGTCGGCAAAGGTCGACAGTTCGCGCATGACCTTCTCGAGATCGAAGGCCCCCGCGAGGTCGCCTACCGCCAGCACCAGCGCCAGACCCAGACGTTCGCGCCGCAGCGCCGTTGCCACGTCGGCTTCCGCGACCTGCTTGGCCGCCAGCAGCGCCTCTTCGCCCGCGCCCTCGGCCAGCATCCGGGCCAAGTCCGGTCGGCGCTCCAGCACGCGCGCAAGGAAGGGCGCATGGTCGCGGGCGCGGTTCAGCGCGGAGGTCCAGTCGGCAGCCATCGCCGGCATCCCTGCCGCCGCCTGCGCGCCCGCGCAAGCTTGCCCTCGTCCCGCCATGCTGACACAAGCGCGCGCAATGCGAGATGTGAGAAGAGGAACCTCTGCGATGAAACGCTTCATCCTTGCCGCGAGCGCGGCGCTGGTGCTGTCCGCCTGCGACATGGGGCTGGATCCCGATGCAGGCGCGGACACCGGGCTCGACCTGCCCGAAGTCGCCGACGGCACACTGTCCGAAGAGACGATGAAGCGCGTCACCGAACGGCTGTCCTCGGACGAATTCGAAGGCCGTGCACCGGGTACGCCGGGCGAGGAAAAGACCGTTGCCTATCTGATCGAGGAATTCGAGAAGGCAGGCCTCGAGCCGGGCAATAACGGCAGCTGGGTGCAGGATGTCCCGCTGGTCGAGATCACCGGCAAGAATTACGCGCCGCTGACGATTGCGGGCGGCGCAGGCGAGGCGATGGAACTGGCCTATGCCAGCGACTGGGTCGGAGTGACCTATCGCGAGGATGTCCAGACCACGCTCGAGGACAGCGAACTGGTCTTCGTCGGCTATGGCATCAACGCCCCCGAGAAGGGCTGGAACGACTATGCCGGGCTGGACATGACGGGCAAGACCGCGGTCATCCTCGTCAACGATCCCGATTTCGGCGCGGAAACGCTCGAGGGTCCGTTCAACGGTAAGGCGATGACCTTCTATGGCCGCTGGACCTATAAATACGAGGAAGCCGGACGCCAGGGCGCGGCGGGTGCGATCATCATCCACGACACTGCGCCGGCCGCCTATGGCTGGAACGTAGTCGAAAGCAGCTGGTCGGGTCCGCAGGCCTATGCCTCGCGCGGCGACAATCCCCCGCCGATGACGCAGGTAAACGGCTGGGTGCAGAAGACCGTGACGGAGAATATCTTCGGCGCCGCGGGCAAGGACCTCGGCGAACTGTCGGCCGCCGCGCGCGAGAAAGGCTTCACTGCCGTCCCGCTTGGCCTCACCGCCTCGACCAGCTTCCGCAACGATATCCGCACCTTTGCCTCGCAGAACGTGATCGGCATGTTGCCGGGCAGCGAGCGCGCCGACGAATATGTCATGCACACGGCGCATTGGGATCACCTCGGCCGGTGCACGCCGGCACCCGATGGCGACGACATCTGCAATGGCGCGGTCGACAACGCCACCGGCACCGCCGCGCTGGTCGCATTGGCCGAAGCGCATGCCAAGGCAGGCCCCGCCAAGCGCAGCCTCGTCTTCCTTGCGGTGACCGCCGAGGAATCGGGCCTGCTCGGCGCGGACTATTATGCCGCCAATCCGGTGTTCCCGCTCAACCGGACAGTTGGGGGGATCAACATGGACGCCTTCCTGATGGCGGGCGCGGCGAAGGACGTAACCGTGGTCGGACCGGGCAAGTCACAGCTCGATCTGTTCCTCGACAAGGCGCTGATTAACGATGACCGGGTGACTACGCCCAATCCGAACCCCGAAGCGGGCTATTACTATCGTTCGGACCATTTCGCCTTCGCCAAGCGCGGCGTGCCGATGCTCTATCTCGACGGCGGCGAAGACCTGATCGAGGGCAGCACCGAAGCGGGCGCGGCAGTGGCCGCCGATTATCGCGAAAACCGCTATCACGGGCCGAAGGACGAATATGATCCGAACTGGGACTGGTCGGGCGTGATGAGCGATCTCGCGCTGTTCTATCGCATCGGGCGGATGCTGGGCGATTCGACCAGCTGGCCCAACTGGAACGAGGGCGACGAGTTCAAGGGCACGCGCGACGAGGATTGCGCCGCCGAAGGCGCTGGCTGCGCCGCCTGAGCCTGCCGAGCGGGAGAACCGGTCCATGACGTTGCGCATGCCGCCCGAATGGGCACCGCAGGACTGGCTGTGGATCGGGTTCCCGCACGACGCGGATGAATGGCCCGCAGTGCTCCCGCGCGCGCAGGAGCAGATCGCGGCCTTCGCCAATGCCGTGGCTGAGAGCGGACAGGAAGTTCGCCTGCTGGTCCGCGACGCCGCCAACGAGGCACGCGCGGGCCAGCTGGTAACCGGCGCCGTCACGCTCGAACGGCGCAGCTACGGCGACGTCTGGCTGCGCGACACGGGTCCGCTGGTGCTGTGCGACGGAGCAGGCAACCGCGCCGCGCGGCGGTTCGGTTTCAACGGCTGGGGCGGCAAATATCTGATGGACGGCGACCAGACGGTCGGCGCCGAACTCGGCGCGGATGCGGGGCTACCGGTGGAAGTGGCGGACTGGATCCTCGAAGGCGGGGCGATCGACGGCGACGGCACGGGGCTGGTGGCCACGACCGAGCAGTGTCTGCTCAATCCGAATCGCAACCCGCAGCTGTCGCGCGAAGCCATCGAAGAGCGCCTGAAGCGCGACCTCGGCTTTGACCGCGTGCTGTGGCTTGGCGAAGGGCTTATCAACGACCACACCGATGGCCATGTCGACAATCTCGCGCGCTTTGTGGCGCCCAACACGCTGTGCCTGCCACGCGCCACCGGCAAGGACGATCCCAATACCGCGATCTACGCCGACGCCAAGGCGCGTGCCGAGGCTGCGGGCGTGACCGTGAAGCAGATCCCCTCGCCCGGGCTGGTCACCAGCGGCGACCATGTCGAACCCGCGAGCTACGCCAATTTCGCGATCACCAGCCATCTCGTCGTCGTGCCGACCTTCGGCAGCCCGCATGACGAAGATGGTGTGGCAGCCGTCGCCGAACTGTTCCCCGACCGCGCAACGATCGGCCTGCCGGGCGATGCCGTGCTTGCCGGCGGAGGCGGGTTCCATTGCGCCAGCCAGCAGATGCCCGCGGCCGGATGGCAGCCTTAACCTTTCATTAGCTATTGCAGCCGAGAATGGCGGTCATGGTCAAGCCCACCGCTCTCTCCCGCACGCAGACCCCCGCCCAGTCGGTGGTCGATCTCGCGCGCGCGCTGATCGTGGGTGGCTGCGGCCTTGCGCTGGTCCTCGCCGGACCGGTGCTGCCGTTCTGATCGCCTAGAGCAGCCGCAGCAGCGCCGCGAGCGCAGCCCCGCCCAAAATCACGCCGACGACCGCGCGCCACAGCGCGTCCCCGATCCGCCCCGCAGCGCGATCCCCCAGCCAATTCCCCAGCAATACGGCGGGGAACAGCAACGCCGCCAGTAGCGGCAAGCGCCAGGCGAGGATTCCCAGCGCGGCGCCCGAAACCAGGCCCGCGCCTGCCGCAATGGTGAAGATCAGCATCATCGAGGCCTTGGCCGTCTCGCGCGGGATGGCTCGCCCGACATAATAGGGCACCACCGGCGGGCCGGGCATTCCCGCATAACCCGTCATCAGCCCGCTCAGTACGCCCACACCCCCGGTCGCCAGATGCCCCGGCTCGGTGCCCGCCCGGCGCGGCAGGAGAATGGCGAAGAAGGCGGACAGCGCAATCATCGCGATCAGGAAGCGCGCGAGGTCATCGCTCGTCGCGGCCAGCGCCAGCAGGCCGAGCGGGGTGACCAGCACCACGAGGATGGATATGCGCCATGCCGATCGCTCCGCCCCGCGCACCAGCCGCCGAACCTCGCTCAGCCCGATGAAGAGCGAGAGGAAATTGGCCAGCAGCACCGCCTCCACCGGCGCCAATGCCAGCGCGAGGATCGGGACCAGCAGGATCGCCATGCCGAAGCCGGTCAGGCCGCGCACGAAGGCCGAGCCGAAGGCCGCGGCAAGCGCCGCCGCCAATTGCCACGGCGCATAGGCCGCCAGCAGGTCCATCGCGTGCAGTCCTTCTAGCGCAAGTCGGGCGGGGTGGCTTCGCTGCGCAGCATCGCGATCGCTTCGTCGAGACTCATCACCCGCTGATCCTTCTCGCCCAGCGTGCGAACTGCGACCGTGCCTTCCTCGGCCTCGCGATTGCCCACAACCAGCAGGTGCGGGACCTTGGCGAGGCTGTGCTCGCGCACCTTGTAGTTGATCTTCTCGTTGCGCAGGTCGCTCTCGACGCGGATGCCCGCGGCCTCGAGCTTGGCGACCGCCTCCTTCGCATAGTCGTCGGCGTCGGACACGATCGTCGCGACCACCGCCTGCACCGGGGCAAGCCAGACGGGCAGGCGCCCGGCGAAATGTTCGATCAGGATACCGATGAAGCGTTCGTAGCTACCAAAGATCGCACGGTGCAGCATGACCGGGCGATGCTTGTCGCCATCCTCGCCGATATAGGTCGCATCGAGCCGATCGGGCAGCACGCGGTCACCCTGGATCGTGCCGACCTGCCAGGTCCGGCCGATTGCATCGGTGAGGTGCCATTCGAGCTTGGGCGCGTAGAAGGCGCCTTCGCCTTCCAGTTCTTCCCAGCCGAACTCTTCGCTCATCATGCCGGCTTCCTCGACCGCATCGCGCAGTTCCTGCTCGGCCTTGTCCCAGTCCGCATCCGAACCCAGACGCTTCTCGGGCCGTAGCGCGAGCTTGATCGCAAAGCCGAAGCCGAAGTCCTTGTAGACGTCGGCGGCCAGCTTGCAGAAGGCGCGCACCTCTTCGACGACCTGCTTCTCGGTGCAGAAGATATGCGCATCGTCCTGCGTGAACTGGCGCACGCGCATGAGTCCGTGCAGCGCCCCGTGCGGTTCGTTGCGGTGGCAGCAGCCCATCTCGCCCAGCCGGATCGGCAGGTCGCGATAGGAGGTGATGCCCTGCTTGAAGACCAGAACATGCGCGGGGCAGTTCATCGGCTTGATCGCCATCCAGTCGGCGTCCTTGGCGACGCTGGGATGCGCACCCGCATCGCTGTCGTCGACCTCGGGCACCATGTCGGGCACCGCGAACATGTTCTCGGCATATTTGCCCCAGTGACCCGATTGCTCCCACTGGCGCACGTCCATCAGCTGCGGCGTCTTGATCTCGCGATAGCCGGCGCCATCCATCTTGCGGCGCATATAGGCTTCGAGCTCGCGCCAGATGCGGTAGCCCTTGGGGTGCCAGAAGACACTGCCATGTGCCTCTTCCTGCAAGTGGAACAGGTCCATCTCGCGGCCCAGCTTGCGATGGTCGCGCTTGGCCGCTTCTTCCAGCCGCGTAAGATGCGCGTTGAGCTGCTTCTTGTTGAGCCAGCCGGTGCCGTAGATCCGCGTGAGCTGCGCATTCTTCTGGTCGCCGCGCCAATAGGCACCCGCCACCCGCATCAGCTTGAACGCCTGCGGGTCGAGCTTGCCCGTGCTCGGCAGGTGCGGCCCGCGGCACATGTCGAGCCAGTCCTCGCCCGACCAGTAGACCGTCAGTGCCTCGTCCTCGGGCAGTTCGCGCGCCCATTCGGCCTTGAAGGTCTCGCCCTCGGCTTCCCACTTCTCGATCAGCTGCTGGCGGCTCCAGACCTCTCGGCGCAGCGGCTTGTCGGCCTTGATGATCCGCCGCATCTCCTCCTCGATCGCGGGCAGATCGTCCATGCTGAACGGGTCGCGGCTCTCGGGCGCTTTCACATCGTAATAGAAGCCGTCGTCGGTCGCGGGACCGAAGGTGATCTGCGTACCCGGCCAGAGCGCCTGCACCGCTTCGGCGAGCACATGCGCGAAATCGTGCCGCGCCAGTTCGAGCGCATCCTCTTCGTCGCGCGCGGTTACCAGCGCCAGCTCGGCATCGCCCTCGAAGGGGCGGTTGATGTCGCGCAATTCGCCATCGACGCGCGCCGCGATCGCCGCCTTGGCGAGGCCCGGCCCGATCGCTGCGGCGACGTCGGCCGGCGTCGAGCCCTGTTCCATTTCGCGCACCGATCCATCGGGCAGGCTGATCTTGAGCAGTTCCGTCATGTCATTCGTCGTCCGTCTGGTTGCGGCGCCCATGGCACAAGGGCGCGCGCGCTTGAAGCGGCGTTTGCGCAAAATCCGGTTTCGGGAGGAAACGCCATGCCGCCCGAAACCGGGCGGCGGCGGCGCGGATCAAGCCGCGACCGACCGCCCCCGGTCACCCGGAGTGGTGGTAGTGGTCGTGATGATGCGCGCGTCGGGCATGGCCGGCACATTAGGTGCGGGCCGCGGGTTTCTCAACCCATATCGAGCGCGCGGCTTCCCGCCTGCGTCGAAACGCGGCGGGTATCGTTCACCCCGGCGCCCTTCTCGCGCACGCTGGAAACGAAGCGGAACTCGCTCGATGCGCTGGCCGGGGTGAGCTCCACCGCCATGTATCCGCGGCGCGATCCGTCCATCCACTTGAGCTGGCGATTGTGCGCAACCGTCTCGCGTTCGAGGACATCGACCGGGAGGTAGGAGGCGTAGCTTTCGAGTCCCGGGGAGGTCACCCCCTGCACACCGAATTCGACCCCGACCTTCTCCCCCGCATGATCGAGATCGAAAGCCCAGGCATTATGCGTATCACCCGCCAGACTGATGAGGTTCGCATTGGCGTCGAGCGCGGCCCTGAACACCCGTTCGCGCGCAGCGGGGTATCCGTCCCACGCATCCATGTTCAGCGGCAATTCGGCGCGGCCGGCCATCGCCCCGGCCAGGATGCGCTGGCGGATATAGGCGGGCAGGTCTGCCGGGAGCCCTTCGGTCAATCGCGGCGCCGTGACCAGATTGCCCATCAGCACCTGCTGCACCAGCACCTGCCACGGCTTGCCTGCAGAAGCCGAGCGCTTGAGGCCATCGGCCAGCCAGGCCTGCTGCTTCATTCCGAGCAATTCGCGGCTGCCATCGCGGTAGTCGCCCTCGCGGAAGGCGACGAGCGCAGCCATCGCGGCTTCGGGACTGGTCTTGCCCGACAGGATCTGGCCGTAGGAAAACTGTTCGGCGCGGGCGGTCAGCCGCGTTTCGAGCCGGTAGAGCGTCGCGAGGTCGCCCACTTCATAGGCGGCCCATGGCTCGTCCGACACGGGCATCCATTCGCGGTAGGCCTTCACTGCGGCGCCCTTGCGCACCGACCAGTCGCCCTCGGTCTCGCTCTGGTGGTTTTGCGCGCCGCCTTCCCACGAATCATTGGTGCTCTCGTGATCGTCCCAGCCGGCGATCATCGGGAACAGCTGGTGCAACCGGCGCAGGTCCGGATCGCGGCGATAGGTCGAATAGCGCAGCCGGTAATCCGCGAGGCTGACGATCTCGCGCGCCGGAAACAGCACGCGGCCCGATTGCGTCTCTTCGTTCGAGGGATAGGTGCCGGGACCGTATTCATAGAAATAGTCGCCAAGGTGCAGCGCGCAGTCGAAATTGCCATCGGCGGCGGCA
This genomic window from Qipengyuania sp. HL-TH1 contains:
- a CDS encoding acyl-CoA synthetase, which encodes MHPITHAQTRPDHPAMIMAGSGQTVTFAEMDAYANRFAQLLRARGLKRGDHFAVLMENNVHYLQVVWGSQRAGTMMVPISTRLTAPEICYILKDAGAKFLLTSTRYAEAIEGIRDECADLPLLIVDGEGEEDYEAALAAQPAEPIADQAPGQYMLYSSGTTGRPKGVKPAPPEDDDILATNPLMGLAVMGAGMPADGSMVYLSPAPLYHAAPIGWCTTAQRLGGTVVVMEKFDPEHALETIEKYKITDSQWVPTHFVRMLKLDPEVRTRYDLSSHQRALHAAAPCPVPIKREMIEWWGPIINEYYAGSEGVGMTLIKAEDWLTHPGSVGKAIHGTLHVCDAEGEEVPVGQDGLLYFENDLIPTYHNDPEKTREAMHPKGWMTLGDIGHVDEDGFLYLTDRKSHMIISGGVNIYPQEIENLLVTHDKVMDAAVIGAPCPDFGEKVVAVVQPIDMAEAGDALEAELRDFLAPSLSKIKMPKLFDFRAQLPREANGKLYKRELRDEFQKAAEQQTEQA
- a CDS encoding M23 family metallopeptidase, with protein sequence MITKRTSLVLALMAGFGIAAAPAHAQETNAAAAVGAIDMSKVTAPAQAGDDAQFQQLFAKWDELDRTTPAAARVSVPSRMPLDDTRLTSDYGMRTHPVLGGRRSHKGVDLSAPTGTPIYATADGYISKAEWFSSYGKYVSIEHGANLQTRFAHMSDIAVTAGSRVKKGDIIGYVGSTGRSTGPHLHYEVRIDGKAVNPVPYMVESEAQRAFALATGQGGQGDGEE
- a CDS encoding peroxiredoxin, translating into MTKTYGEGDAFPDFTMETPDGGTLTKADLAGKKAVIFFYPKDNTPGCTTEAKDFSALKPEFDKAGAALLGVSKDSAKKHQNFIAKHDLTVALATDAAEGGLSDTLGVWGEKQMYGKTFMGMIRSTYLLDEKGRIQRVWPKVKVKGHAEEVLAAVRGG
- the glnE gene encoding bifunctional [glutamate--ammonia ligase]-adenylyl-L-tyrosine phosphorylase/[glutamate--ammonia-ligase] adenylyltransferase, translated to MAADWTSALNRARDHAPFLARVLERRPDLARMLAEGAGEEALLAAKQVAEADVATALRRERLGLALVLAVGDLAGAFDLEKVMRELSTFADRALHAALAAAIRKRVPDAEPAGMIGLALGKHGAGELNYSSDIDPILLYEPEQLPRRERDEPGEAAQRYARETVRLLSDVTSEGYVFRVDLRLRPAAEVSPLAISLDSAITHYESSALAWERAAFIRARACAGDIGAGEAFLDHIRPFVWRRSLDFGAIDEVRRLTHRIRDEQRGPRVPEPGYNLKLGRGGIREIEFFAQTHQLIHGGRDPSLRVRGTRAALDALAATGRISSADAQALGQSYDGLRTIEHRLQMVGDKQTHTLPAGEALDTAARLHGLDGGAALIALVEDLARPVAERFDALLDEDRISVPKSAPHVVADTGAAPDIPVELVERMSQWTGGRYPALRSTAALSAFEAIRPDLLSSIADSPDPAAAAVRWESLIARLPSAINLFRLLEARPGLFALIADCLTLAPPLAEDLSQRPELLDALIDRTALDLPGSVAELAAHMGRRERGDDYEMQLDRLRVVTGETRFALAVQLVEAAHDPLAIAAGLARTAEAALQVAVAAAEEEFAAKHGRIAGSELVVVGLGRLGGGVLTHASDLDIVYLFTGTHEGESDGERPLGATLYFNRLAQRVTAALSVPTAQGALYEVDTRLRPQGNQGPLAASVESFARYQREDAWTWEHMALTRARVLVGSEAARAEVGELVTSILCRERDPDSLRKDVLTMRGEMAAHKSAKGPLDAKLLRGGLVDIEFLVHYLQLRDRAALGPDLGPVIGKLVAAGKLPPALAGAHRLMTRLLVGTRLLAPDLARPNPAAAALLARQSGCGDYADLTHCLRAARHDVAAAWQDVFGETLEMDE
- a CDS encoding M28 family metallopeptidase gives rise to the protein MKRFILAASAALVLSACDMGLDPDAGADTGLDLPEVADGTLSEETMKRVTERLSSDEFEGRAPGTPGEEKTVAYLIEEFEKAGLEPGNNGSWVQDVPLVEITGKNYAPLTIAGGAGEAMELAYASDWVGVTYREDVQTTLEDSELVFVGYGINAPEKGWNDYAGLDMTGKTAVILVNDPDFGAETLEGPFNGKAMTFYGRWTYKYEEAGRQGAAGAIIIHDTAPAAYGWNVVESSWSGPQAYASRGDNPPPMTQVNGWVQKTVTENIFGAAGKDLGELSAAAREKGFTAVPLGLTASTSFRNDIRTFASQNVIGMLPGSERADEYVMHTAHWDHLGRCTPAPDGDDICNGAVDNATGTAALVALAEAHAKAGPAKRSLVFLAVTAEESGLLGADYYAANPVFPLNRTVGGINMDAFLMAGAAKDVTVVGPGKSQLDLFLDKALINDDRVTTPNPNPEAGYYYRSDHFAFAKRGVPMLYLDGGEDLIEGSTEAGAAVAADYRENRYHGPKDEYDPNWDWSGVMSDLALFYRIGRMLGDSTSWPNWNEGDEFKGTRDEDCAAEGAGCAA
- a CDS encoding agmatine deiminase family protein translates to MTLRMPPEWAPQDWLWIGFPHDADEWPAVLPRAQEQIAAFANAVAESGQEVRLLVRDAANEARAGQLVTGAVTLERRSYGDVWLRDTGPLVLCDGAGNRAARRFGFNGWGGKYLMDGDQTVGAELGADAGLPVEVADWILEGGAIDGDGTGLVATTEQCLLNPNRNPQLSREAIEERLKRDLGFDRVLWLGEGLINDHTDGHVDNLARFVAPNTLCLPRATGKDDPNTAIYADAKARAEAAGVTVKQIPSPGLVTSGDHVEPASYANFAITSHLVVVPTFGSPHDEDGVAAVAELFPDRATIGLPGDAVLAGGGGFHCASQQMPAAGWQP